A window of the Acidimicrobiales bacterium genome harbors these coding sequences:
- a CDS encoding AAA family ATPase, whose protein sequence is MTLDTPELAVTRASAPRPPASRLEEAMFEAKRILVGQDHMVEQLFVCWLARGHCLLEGAPGLAKTLAAETVATIMGGDFARIQFTPDLVPSDLVGTRMYRQSQERFDIELGPIFANVVLADEINRAPAKVQSALLEVMAERHVSIGGVTHDVPDPFIVLATQNPIESEGVYPLPEAQRDRFLMKVLVDYPDAREEAEIVRRMSVDRPRARRVFGPEELRGLQHAVDHVFVHDAIVDYAVRLVMASRRPAEHGFDDLVPLIANGASPRATLGLIAAGRAMAIMRGRSYVLPQDVYDVSRDVLRHRLLLTFDAVADGIDVEQVVVRIVTNVVAPRVTPGQDGPVVHDATTPSTELTEWAS, encoded by the coding sequence ATGACGCTCGACACTCCCGAACTCGCCGTCACCCGGGCTTCGGCACCCCGACCCCCCGCCTCTCGGCTCGAAGAAGCCATGTTCGAGGCAAAACGCATCCTCGTCGGCCAGGATCACATGGTCGAACAGCTCTTCGTCTGCTGGCTCGCCCGCGGTCACTGCCTGCTCGAGGGCGCACCGGGCCTGGCCAAGACGCTGGCGGCCGAGACGGTCGCCACGATCATGGGTGGCGACTTCGCCCGCATCCAGTTCACGCCCGACCTGGTGCCTTCCGATCTGGTCGGCACCCGCATGTACCGCCAGAGCCAGGAGCGGTTCGACATCGAACTCGGTCCGATCTTCGCCAACGTCGTGCTGGCCGATGAGATCAATCGAGCGCCGGCCAAGGTCCAGTCGGCGTTGCTCGAGGTGATGGCGGAGCGTCACGTGTCGATCGGCGGGGTCACCCACGATGTTCCCGATCCCTTCATCGTGCTGGCCACACAGAACCCGATCGAATCCGAAGGCGTGTACCCGTTACCTGAAGCGCAGCGGGACCGGTTCCTGATGAAGGTGCTCGTCGACTACCCCGATGCTCGAGAAGAGGCGGAGATCGTTCGACGGATGAGCGTCGACCGGCCCCGGGCGAGGCGGGTCTTCGGCCCGGAAGAGCTGCGCGGCCTGCAGCACGCCGTTGATCATGTCTTCGTCCACGACGCGATCGTTGACTACGCCGTCCGGCTCGTGATGGCCAGCCGCCGACCGGCCGAACATGGCTTCGATGATCTGGTCCCGCTGATTGCCAATGGCGCCAGCCCTCGGGCGACCCTCGGCCTGATCGCGGCCGGGCGGGCGATGGCCATCATGCGGGGACGAAGCTACGTCCTCCCGCAAGACGTCTATGACGTGAGCCGCGATGTCCTCCGACACCGATTGCTCCTCACCTTCGACGCTGTCGCCGATGGGATCGACGTCGAGCAGGTGGTCGTCCGCATCGTGACCAACGTGGTGGCGCCGCGGGTGACGCCAGGGCAGGACGGCCCGGTGGTGCACGATGCAACGACACCGTCCACCGAGTTGACCGAGTGGGCGTCATGA
- a CDS encoding trypsin-like peptidase domain-containing protein: protein MEPFLPPAPPLRPATSSPPPTSTVAASHRTRSGSAWPVRGLALAGVLTLGGVAGFAGGLLAADQRTATAPVASTIATASLMPSSATMNTAAVVAAVEPSVVSIETVVSSGRGRWAVTGTGAGTGVILDAEGHVLTNAHVIEGASEISVTIGDDVRSATVVGSDTAADVAVLLLDDPTGIRPATLATTSAAVGDDVIAVGNALALEGGLTVTRGIVSAIDRSIDTSSGTMAGLLQTDAAISSGNSGGPLVDTNGRVIGINTAVAASGSGVQASNIGFVIPIDQALAAAEDILAQADR, encoded by the coding sequence ATGGAACCCTTTCTTCCCCCTGCTCCCCCACTCCGCCCCGCCACCTCATCGCCACCACCGACGTCGACGGTCGCAGCATCGCACCGCACACGCTCCGGCTCGGCGTGGCCCGTCCGCGGCTTGGCGCTTGCCGGCGTCCTCACGCTCGGCGGCGTCGCCGGCTTTGCCGGCGGCCTCCTCGCAGCCGACCAGCGAACAGCGACCGCTCCGGTCGCTTCGACGATCGCAACGGCGTCGCTCATGCCGTCGTCTGCAACGATGAACACAGCGGCCGTCGTTGCGGCCGTCGAACCGTCAGTCGTGTCGATCGAGACCGTCGTCTCGTCGGGTCGGGGCAGATGGGCCGTCACCGGCACTGGCGCCGGCACCGGGGTCATCCTCGATGCCGAGGGCCACGTGCTGACCAACGCACACGTGATCGAAGGGGCGTCCGAGATCAGCGTGACGATCGGCGACGACGTGCGGTCGGCCACGGTCGTCGGATCGGACACCGCCGCCGACGTCGCCGTGCTGTTGCTCGACGACCCAACCGGCATCCGGCCGGCCACACTCGCCACCACGAGCGCCGCCGTCGGTGACGACGTGATCGCGGTCGGCAACGCCCTGGCCCTCGAGGGCGGCTTGACGGTCACCCGAGGCATCGTGTCGGCGATCGATCGCTCCATCGACACCTCGTCGGGCACGATGGCCGGCCTCCTCCAGACCGATGCTGCGATCAGCTCCGGCAACTCGGGCGGACCACTGGTCGATACCAACGGCCGGGTCATCGGCATCAATACGGCGGTGGCGGCCAGTGGCAGCGGCGTACAGGCCTCGAACATCGGATTCGTGATCCCGATCGATCAGGCGCTTGCCGCCGCCGAGGACATCCTGGCGCAGGCCGACCGCTGA
- a CDS encoding ferric reductase-like transmembrane domain-containing protein, whose translation MNDQLWWYVARSGGIVAWALLAASTLWGLALSTRILGGRPRANWLLDVHRFLGGLAVIFTGIHVGALVLDTYVSFGLTEILVPFTGTYRPAAVAWGIIATYLLLAVEATSLLRQRISRRVWRWTHSLSFALFGLSTVHSLTAGTHSANPILRVAMLATSAAVVGLTAATIDQHLRRRSTNTPQRTVPVIAKERRHAH comes from the coding sequence ATGAACGACCAACTGTGGTGGTATGTCGCCCGCTCGGGCGGCATCGTCGCCTGGGCGTTGCTTGCCGCCAGCACGCTGTGGGGCCTTGCCCTGAGTACCCGGATCCTCGGCGGGCGGCCCCGAGCCAATTGGCTGCTCGATGTCCACCGGTTCCTCGGAGGCCTCGCCGTGATCTTCACCGGCATCCACGTGGGTGCACTGGTACTCGACACCTATGTCAGTTTCGGGCTGACCGAGATCCTCGTGCCGTTCACCGGCACGTACCGGCCGGCGGCTGTTGCCTGGGGGATCATCGCCACCTACCTCCTCCTCGCCGTCGAGGCGACCTCGCTGCTTCGCCAGCGCATCAGTCGGCGGGTCTGGCGATGGACCCACTCGCTCAGCTTCGCCCTATTCGGGCTCTCGACGGTCCACAGCCTCACGGCGGGAACGCACAGTGCGAACCCGATCCTGCGGGTCGCGATGCTCGCGACCTCCGCTGCCGTCGTCGGTCTCACGGCAGCAACCATCGATCAGCACCTGCGCCGCCGATCGACCAACACACCACAACGAACCGTGCCCGTCATCGCAAAGGAGCGACGTCATGCCCATTGA
- a CDS encoding FAD:protein FMN transferase — MGADHVARLIGRAMGTDVDITVVGPNGLAEDLANEALGRLGNLEALWSRFRSDSEISRLNRANGEFVIVGDETRRLLRTAIDAWELSGGFVDATKLEALLAAGYDRSFELLAADRSSAERARPIDDRRSPQPPLRRHGPTDIEITATAARLPMGIGFDPGGIGKGLAADLVSAAIMRRGADGVCIDVGGDLRVRGTAPDSTPTPSGGWTISIDHPVRDEPLALVGIGDGAVASSTTLCRAWQIDGERRHHLIDPRTEQPAASGVAFAAAIAADGWRAETMAKTLLLRGGPHWFDPIDGSGIEALIVTDDGSVHTSTGFGRFCTPEGVLS, encoded by the coding sequence ATGGGAGCTGACCACGTCGCCCGACTGATCGGTCGGGCCATGGGCACCGATGTCGACATCACGGTCGTCGGGCCCAACGGTCTGGCCGAGGACCTGGCCAACGAGGCCTTGGGCCGCCTGGGCAACCTCGAGGCGTTGTGGTCTCGCTTCCGATCGGACAGCGAGATCTCACGCCTCAACCGCGCCAACGGCGAGTTCGTCATCGTCGGTGACGAAACCCGTCGCCTGCTGCGCACGGCGATCGACGCGTGGGAGCTGAGCGGCGGCTTCGTCGACGCGACGAAGTTGGAGGCCTTGCTCGCCGCCGGCTACGACCGCTCGTTCGAGCTGTTGGCTGCGGACCGTTCGTCTGCTGAGCGCGCCCGGCCGATCGATGATCGCCGCTCCCCACAGCCTCCGTTGCGTCGCCACGGGCCGACCGACATCGAGATCACAGCGACCGCCGCTCGGTTGCCCATGGGCATCGGCTTCGATCCCGGTGGAATCGGAAAAGGGCTGGCCGCCGATCTGGTCAGCGCCGCCATCATGCGACGCGGCGCCGACGGCGTCTGTATCGACGTCGGTGGCGACCTCCGAGTCCGGGGTACGGCACCTGACAGCACACCGACGCCATCGGGGGGTTGGACGATCTCGATCGATCATCCCGTCCGCGACGAACCACTCGCCCTCGTCGGCATCGGCGACGGGGCCGTCGCCAGTTCGACGACGCTGTGCCGTGCCTGGCAGATCGACGGTGAGCGGCGCCACCATCTCATCGACCCACGGACCGAGCAACCCGCAGCGTCTGGCGTCGCCTTCGCCGCCGCCATCGCCGCCGACGGCTGGCGGGCCGAGACCATGGCCAAGACGTTGCTCTTGCGAGGCGGGCCCCACTGGTTCGATCCCATCGACGGATCCGGGATCGAAGCACTCATCGTGACCGACGACGGTTCGGTCCACACCTCGACCGGCTTCGGTCGGTTCTGCACCCCTGAAGGAGTCCTGTCATGA
- a CDS encoding SDR family oxidoreductase: MAEQTEPGRNTIEVDGKVAVVTGAGSGIGRSLALRFAENGAATVVCADLHGDAAAETAAMVSERTSTTAASAAIDVADEAAIEGLVRDTIAEHGGIDIFVSNAGYGRRGGLDLPTDEWQQMMAVHTWSHLAAARAVIPGMVERGGGYLLNTASAAGLLTQIDSGPYAVSKHAAVALAEWLAINYGDDGIGVSVLCPQAVRTNILGPRAAKEGGRQAAGDGILEPDDVADACIEAMRTGEFLVLPHPEVATYVARKATDVDRWLAGMRRFRRRLRAQ, from the coding sequence ATGGCAGAGCAGACCGAACCGGGACGGAACACGATCGAGGTGGACGGCAAGGTGGCGGTGGTGACCGGCGCCGGCTCGGGCATCGGCCGATCGCTCGCCCTCCGGTTCGCCGAGAACGGCGCAGCGACCGTGGTGTGTGCCGATCTCCACGGCGATGCGGCGGCCGAGACGGCGGCGATGGTCTCGGAACGCACCTCGACCACCGCCGCATCGGCGGCGATCGACGTTGCCGACGAGGCCGCCATCGAAGGGTTGGTGCGCGACACGATCGCCGAGCATGGAGGCATCGACATCTTCGTGTCGAACGCCGGCTACGGCCGACGCGGCGGGCTCGACCTCCCAACCGACGAGTGGCAGCAGATGATGGCGGTCCACACCTGGTCGCATCTCGCGGCGGCCCGTGCCGTCATCCCTGGGATGGTCGAGCGCGGCGGTGGCTACCTGCTCAACACGGCCTCGGCCGCCGGGCTCCTGACCCAGATCGACTCCGGGCCCTACGCAGTGTCGAAGCATGCGGCCGTGGCCCTGGCCGAATGGCTGGCCATCAACTACGGCGACGACGGCATCGGTGTGTCGGTGCTCTGCCCGCAGGCGGTCAGGACCAACATTCTCGGTCCACGCGCCGCGAAGGAGGGTGGCCGCCAGGCCGCCGGCGACGGCATCCTCGAACCCGACGACGTCGCCGACGCCTGCATCGAGGCCATGCGCACCGGCGAGTTCCTCGTCCTCCCCCACCCCGAGGTCGCGACCTACGTCGCTCGCAAGGCGACCGACGTGGATCGCTGGCTGGCCGGTATGCGTCGCTTCCGACGCCGTCTCCGAGCCCAGTAG
- a CDS encoding HAMP domain-containing sensor histidine kinase codes for MRFMAARHRSFPGAHRLKGYTMIGLLIASPLVAYGILIDERSSEAAVLQQQQDLAELDDLMGYGGLIHNFKNWVLRPGEPRYRDDATRQANEAIAVLNRLDHHLNGETIEMDDAFATIREYQTNIDRVTELHQQGWDIEAIDAEVRVDDAAALATIDALQALISASIVERRAHLRQEQQMFWLLVVSTATSIALLDYSRRRASNTRLLEAARHTSDMESFTRIAAHDLKAPLNQISSLVDFIREDVGEAELSPELEHHLTRIDERIVRLNARIVGVFEYLRAGDSNEPMVSVDLRQLIDDVSAALLADDVQVVIDPSVGVVTGRPAELETVVGNLLSNAVKHHPDHSPAIKIKLENDDHGPVLHVIDDGPGFTLDRRQSVFEMYSTLDQLADPLSGVGLAMVRRIVNSWGGEITIADVVPHGADVMVRLPAN; via the coding sequence ATGCGTTTCATGGCCGCCCGCCATCGATCGTTCCCGGGAGCGCATCGTCTCAAGGGCTACACGATGATCGGGCTGCTCATCGCCAGCCCGCTTGTCGCCTACGGCATCCTCATCGACGAACGCTCCAGTGAGGCGGCCGTCCTGCAGCAACAGCAGGATCTCGCCGAGCTCGACGATCTGATGGGCTACGGCGGGTTGATCCACAATTTCAAGAATTGGGTGCTGCGCCCAGGTGAACCGCGGTACCGGGATGACGCCACCCGGCAGGCCAATGAGGCCATTGCCGTGCTCAACCGTCTCGATCACCACCTCAACGGCGAAACGATCGAGATGGACGATGCCTTCGCCACCATCCGGGAGTATCAGACGAACATCGACCGCGTGACCGAACTCCACCAACAGGGCTGGGACATCGAGGCGATCGACGCCGAGGTTCGCGTCGACGACGCAGCCGCGCTCGCCACGATCGATGCGCTGCAGGCCCTTATCTCTGCATCGATCGTCGAACGGCGTGCACACCTTCGACAGGAGCAACAGATGTTCTGGCTGTTGGTGGTGTCGACGGCGACGTCGATCGCCCTCCTCGACTACAGCCGGCGCCGTGCCTCGAACACGCGACTGCTCGAAGCAGCTCGGCACACCTCCGACATGGAGTCCTTCACTCGCATCGCCGCGCACGATCTGAAGGCACCGCTCAACCAGATCTCGAGCCTTGTCGACTTCATTCGTGAAGATGTCGGCGAGGCCGAACTGTCACCCGAACTCGAACATCACTTGACCCGGATCGACGAGCGGATCGTGCGGCTCAACGCCCGAATCGTCGGTGTCTTCGAGTATCTGCGGGCTGGAGACTCAAATGAGCCCATGGTCTCGGTCGATCTCCGGCAACTGATCGACGACGTGTCCGCCGCCCTCCTCGCGGACGACGTTCAAGTCGTGATCGATCCGTCGGTCGGCGTCGTGACTGGTCGACCAGCCGAGCTCGAGACGGTGGTCGGCAACCTGTTGAGTAATGCTGTCAAGCACCACCCCGATCACAGCCCCGCCATCAAGATCAAGCTCGAGAACGATGACCACGGCCCGGTGCTGCACGTCATCGACGACGGTCCCGGGTTCACGCTCGACCGCAGGCAGAGCGTGTTCGAGATGTACTCGACACTCGACCAGCTAGCTGACCCGCTCTCGGGTGTGGGGCTGGCGATGGTCCGTCGGATCGTCAACAGCTGGGGTGGTGAGATCACGATCGCCGACGTCGTCCCTCATGGCGCCGACGTCATGGTGCGTCTCCCTGCAAACTGA
- a CDS encoding shikimate kinase, which translates to MHRYRNVVLTGFMGTGKSTVGRLLAAQLGFEFVDTDTIIEERHGPIAVIFAEQGESAFRAIEREVAAELGERDHLVVATGGRLMLDPANVHALSNNAAVFCLVASPDEILERVTADAARIERPLLAVDDPRQRIIDLLDEREAGYRCFTQILTSHRSPTDIAAELAAIVGAENS; encoded by the coding sequence GTGCACAGGTATCGCAACGTCGTCCTGACCGGGTTCATGGGAACGGGCAAGTCCACGGTTGGGCGACTGCTCGCAGCCCAGCTGGGGTTCGAGTTCGTCGACACCGACACCATCATCGAGGAGCGGCACGGTCCGATCGCCGTGATCTTCGCCGAGCAGGGTGAGTCGGCGTTCCGAGCCATCGAGCGCGAGGTGGCTGCCGAGCTGGGCGAACGCGACCATCTGGTCGTCGCCACCGGCGGTCGGCTGATGCTCGATCCGGCGAACGTGCACGCGCTGAGCAACAATGCTGCGGTGTTCTGCCTCGTTGCCAGCCCCGACGAGATCCTCGAACGAGTGACCGCCGACGCCGCTCGCATCGAGCGGCCGCTGCTCGCCGTCGACGATCCCCGTCAGCGCATCATCGACCTCCTCGACGAACGCGAGGCGGGGTACCGGTGCTTCACCCAGATCCTCACGTCGCATCGCTCCCCCACCGACATCGCAGCGGAGCTCGCCGCCATCGTGGGAGCCGAGAACTCATGA
- a CDS encoding phytanoyl-CoA dioxygenase family protein, with translation MTAEIPVRSARDASADVADVLAEHGCVVIEGLADDATRQQVIDDLQDHMARASTADTNPEDFYAGKTRRVIALVTRSEGVRTLIQDPLIHDLCEAHLGANCAHHQIQVTAALNIGPGARAQVLHREEDLYPFFELPRPNLVLATMWAISDFTADNGGTLMVPGSHRWTADRVAQPDEIVAAEMPAGSVLVWLGGTLHGAGANVSDQWRYGVVVTYSVAWLRQEENQYLSIPPDVLATLSPELRALTGHTMHNGLGFHDPSVR, from the coding sequence ATGACCGCCGAGATCCCCGTTCGATCGGCGCGTGATGCCTCCGCCGATGTGGCCGACGTCCTGGCCGAACATGGGTGCGTGGTCATCGAAGGACTGGCCGACGACGCCACCCGGCAACAGGTCATCGACGATCTCCAGGACCACATGGCGAGGGCGTCGACAGCCGACACCAACCCCGAGGACTTCTACGCCGGCAAGACCCGTCGGGTGATCGCGCTCGTCACCCGATCCGAGGGCGTTCGCACATTGATCCAGGATCCGCTGATCCACGACCTCTGCGAGGCGCACCTCGGGGCGAACTGTGCGCACCATCAGATCCAGGTGACCGCCGCTCTCAACATTGGGCCGGGCGCCCGGGCCCAGGTACTGCACCGCGAGGAAGACCTCTACCCCTTCTTCGAGTTGCCTCGCCCCAACCTCGTGCTGGCCACGATGTGGGCGATCAGCGACTTCACCGCCGACAACGGCGGCACGCTGATGGTGCCCGGCAGCCACCGCTGGACCGCCGATCGTGTGGCCCAACCCGACGAGATCGTGGCCGCCGAGATGCCGGCTGGCTCGGTGCTCGTCTGGCTCGGTGGCACCCTGCACGGCGCGGGAGCAAACGTGAGCGACCAGTGGCGCTACGGCGTGGTGGTCACCTACTCGGTGGCGTGGCTCCGCCAAGAGGAGAACCAGTACCTCAGCATTCCGCCCGACGTGCTCGCCACGCTGTCACCGGAGCTGCGGGCCCTGACCGGTCACACCATGCACAACGGACTCGGCTTCCACGACCCCTCGGTGCGCTGA
- a CDS encoding MFS transporter, whose product MITTSETPPTVHDSSVRRAVAATYLSFGGAGFLIASWAARIPQIRDRLGLEPSELGLVLLSLAVGSLVSLAYAGPLITAVGPAKTVKLMAMLVTPALVTVGVGYRVGVVPVTIGLFMIGLSAGAWDVGINVHGAAVETRVGSSLMPRFHAGFSLGTVAGALLGTLAVAAKVSVTVHLCLVAIAVSAAVIVATTQFLHDVEPDASEDTNGSTVAAPFGARDAWSEPRTLLIGVIALAFAFAEGVANDWIAVSLVDGHDAPEAIGTLALAVFLAAMTLARWFGPGMIDRYGRVRLLRATAGCGIVGAGIFIVAPVPAVAFAGVVLWGFGASLGFPIAMSAGADEPRVAARRVSVVSSIGYCAFLAGPPLIGFVGDHLGVVQALTFVPAMLVVATLVAGAAAPLTSAKQATDTDGGSGRTEPMNSAHRGVVEAESVVHGVTGQGPQLR is encoded by the coding sequence GTGATCACCACCTCCGAGACGCCACCAACCGTGCATGACTCGAGCGTCCGACGGGCGGTCGCCGCCACCTATCTGTCGTTCGGTGGCGCCGGTTTCCTCATCGCCTCGTGGGCGGCACGCATCCCTCAGATTCGCGACCGGCTCGGGCTCGAGCCGTCGGAGCTCGGACTGGTGCTGTTGTCGCTGGCCGTCGGATCGCTCGTGTCGTTGGCCTATGCCGGCCCGTTGATCACGGCGGTCGGCCCGGCGAAGACGGTGAAGCTGATGGCGATGTTGGTTACCCCGGCACTCGTGACCGTTGGCGTCGGGTATCGAGTGGGTGTGGTGCCGGTGACCATCGGCCTGTTCATGATCGGGCTGTCGGCTGGTGCTTGGGACGTCGGCATCAACGTCCATGGTGCGGCGGTGGAGACACGCGTCGGCTCGTCACTCATGCCTCGGTTCCATGCCGGCTTCAGTCTCGGCACCGTGGCGGGTGCGTTGCTCGGCACGCTCGCCGTCGCCGCCAAGGTATCGGTCACCGTGCATCTCTGCCTGGTGGCCATCGCCGTGAGTGCCGCGGTCATCGTTGCCACCACACAGTTCCTGCACGATGTCGAGCCCGATGCTTCCGAGGACACCAACGGCAGCACCGTCGCTGCACCCTTCGGCGCACGTGACGCGTGGAGTGAGCCACGAACCCTGCTGATCGGCGTGATCGCCCTTGCGTTCGCCTTCGCCGAAGGTGTGGCGAACGACTGGATCGCCGTCTCCCTGGTCGACGGTCACGACGCCCCCGAGGCCATCGGCACGCTTGCCCTTGCCGTGTTCCTCGCGGCGATGACGCTTGCACGCTGGTTCGGACCCGGCATGATCGATCGGTACGGTCGCGTCCGGCTGCTGCGGGCCACGGCCGGTTGCGGCATTGTCGGCGCCGGGATCTTCATCGTCGCACCGGTACCTGCGGTCGCATTCGCCGGTGTCGTGCTGTGGGGATTCGGTGCGTCGCTCGGCTTCCCGATCGCCATGAGCGCCGGCGCCGATGAGCCGCGAGTGGCGGCGCGGCGAGTGAGCGTGGTCTCGTCGATCGGCTACTGCGCCTTCCTGGCTGGTCCACCGCTGATCGGCTTCGTGGGTGACCACCTCGGTGTGGTGCAGGCCCTGACCTTCGTTCCGGCGATGCTCGTGGTGGCGACCCTGGTGGCCGGGGCCGCAGCGCCGCTCACGTCGGCGAAACAGGCCACCGACACCGACGGAGGCAGCGGTCGTACGGAGCCGATGAATTCAGCGCACCGAGGGGTCGTGGAAGCCGAGTCCGTTGTGCATGGTGTGACCGGTCAGGGCCCGCAGCTCCGGTGA
- a CDS encoding CoA transferase, with protein sequence MGSLLEGITIVDLSTVVSGPFAVRMLLEQGARVIKVEAPGISDASRFVGTSRHGVTAMYTTCNHGKEVRTIDVKTQDGLAELLGLIDDADMLVQNFRPGAMDRMGLGWDTLHARNPQLICLSISGFGPNGPMSGIRVYDPIIQAAAGICDTQVDPLSGGPFLFQGILADKVTSLYTAQAAFAALLERAQQQLATGTSEGRHIELNMFDCAIHFNWPDGMYNHTYVDDDGVVPAPDFSAAYRLTPVADGHLAYSVVTDSELSGAMRAVGLGPLFDDPLYATPQARAAQRLDLLRMVRDAIVEAPSLDDLLTALWQHDVPASKVEARADLHDHPQVEANGSIRVVTDHEHGPFRQSAPVFEIG encoded by the coding sequence ATGGGATCACTCCTCGAAGGCATCACCATCGTCGATCTGTCCACCGTCGTCTCCGGCCCGTTCGCAGTACGGATGCTGCTCGAACAGGGGGCACGGGTCATCAAGGTCGAGGCACCCGGTATCAGCGATGCCTCTCGGTTCGTCGGGACCAGTCGGCACGGCGTCACGGCGATGTACACGACCTGCAATCACGGCAAGGAGGTGCGGACCATCGACGTGAAGACCCAGGATGGTCTGGCCGAACTCCTGGGGCTCATCGACGATGCCGACATGTTGGTGCAGAACTTCCGCCCCGGAGCGATGGATCGAATGGGACTGGGTTGGGACACCCTTCACGCCCGCAATCCGCAGCTGATCTGTCTGTCGATCTCCGGCTTCGGGCCCAACGGTCCGATGTCGGGCATCCGGGTCTACGACCCGATCATCCAAGCTGCCGCCGGGATCTGTGACACCCAGGTCGACCCGCTGAGCGGCGGCCCCTTCCTGTTCCAGGGGATCCTCGCCGACAAGGTCACCTCGCTGTACACCGCGCAGGCCGCCTTCGCGGCGCTGCTCGAACGGGCCCAGCAACAGCTGGCCACCGGCACCAGCGAGGGCCGCCACATCGAGCTGAACATGTTCGACTGCGCCATCCATTTCAACTGGCCCGACGGCATGTACAACCACACCTACGTCGATGACGACGGCGTGGTCCCGGCCCCGGATTTCTCTGCGGCCTACCGCCTCACCCCGGTGGCCGATGGCCATCTCGCCTACAGCGTGGTCACCGACTCCGAACTCAGTGGCGCCATGCGAGCCGTCGGGCTGGGCCCCCTCTTCGATGATCCGTTGTACGCCACACCGCAGGCTCGCGCCGCACAACGCCTCGACCTGCTGCGAATGGTTCGTGACGCCATCGTCGAGGCACCGTCGCTCGACGATCTGCTGACTGCTCTCTGGCAGCACGACGTTCCTGCGTCGAAGGTCGAGGCCCGAGCCGACCTGCACGACCACCCCCAAGTCGAGGCGAACGGCAGCATCCGGGTGGTCACCGACCACGAGCATGGTCCGTTCCGCCAATCGGCGCCTGTCTTCGAGATCGGCTGA
- a CDS encoding cupin domain-containing protein: protein MLAMRAHEADRDRWFAGTLLRVIAGRADTEGNFSVLEQRARRGFSPPLHVHHREDTALLVLEGELTVAVGDVEQGVSAGGFVWLPRNVPHSFRVESEEVHLLEFATPGGVEGFHIDASDVAGEPLLPPATEPDIARMVGSVANYGIDLVGPPMG, encoded by the coding sequence ATGCTGGCAATGAGGGCACACGAGGCGGATCGCGACCGGTGGTTCGCAGGAACACTCCTGCGGGTCATCGCCGGACGAGCGGACACAGAGGGCAACTTCTCGGTCCTGGAGCAGCGGGCCCGTCGCGGCTTCTCTCCACCGCTCCATGTTCACCATCGCGAAGACACCGCCCTGCTCGTCCTCGAGGGCGAGTTGACGGTCGCGGTTGGCGACGTGGAGCAGGGCGTCTCGGCCGGCGGTTTCGTGTGGCTCCCGCGCAACGTGCCTCACAGCTTCCGGGTGGAGAGTGAGGAGGTCCACCTGCTCGAGTTCGCGACACCGGGAGGCGTCGAGGGCTTCCACATCGATGCAAGTGACGTGGCCGGCGAGCCGCTGCTGCCTCCGGCGACCGAGCCGGACATTGCGCGCATGGTGGGATCGGTCGCGAACTACGGCATCGATCTCGTCGGTCCGCCGATGGGCTGA
- a CDS encoding helix-turn-helix domain-containing protein, translating to MSGVKRPSGTDEKARRSYDSSRRQARARATRRSILDAAARLFVDAGYGATTLQQIADEAGVAVQTIYATLGSKKAILEEVLDVSIAGDDAPVAVNDRDWMHDVFHHPDPHERLRAYAAAVTAIHQRAGSVFTVIRSAAAADPELAPLAATTEHRRRVGATNIIDALASITPLHPGLSVAEAIDVLWTLNSPEIHRHLVVDSGWAPDRFRTWLADTLIAALLPPPTP from the coding sequence ATGTCTGGTGTCAAGAGGCCATCCGGGACCGACGAGAAGGCGAGGCGGAGCTACGACTCGAGTCGCCGCCAGGCCCGGGCGCGAGCGACCCGTCGATCGATCCTCGACGCCGCCGCTCGATTGTTCGTCGACGCCGGGTACGGCGCTACGACACTTCAACAGATTGCTGACGAGGCGGGCGTCGCCGTCCAGACGATCTACGCAACGCTCGGCTCGAAAAAGGCGATTCTGGAAGAGGTCCTCGACGTATCGATCGCAGGTGACGACGCACCGGTGGCGGTGAACGATCGTGATTGGATGCACGACGTCTTCCACCACCCCGATCCTCACGAGCGCCTGCGCGCCTATGCCGCCGCGGTCACCGCCATTCACCAACGTGCCGGATCGGTCTTCACCGTGATCCGTTCAGCGGCAGCCGCCGACCCCGAGCTCGCACCATTGGCCGCCACCACGGAACATCGGCGACGTGTAGGAGCCACGAACATCATCGACGCACTTGCTTCGATCACACCGCTGCATCCGGGTCTGAGCGTCGCCGAGGCGATCGACGTGCTCTGGACCCTCAACAGCCCGGAGATCCACCGCCACCTCGTCGTCGACAGCGGGTGGGCACCTGACCGGTTTCGGACCTGGCTGGCCGACACCTTGATTGCAGCGCTCCTCCCGCCGCCGACCCCCTGA